In Atribacterota bacterium, the genomic stretch TATTGTAGAAAGGGTAAGTCCGGCAGTTGTGAACATCGATACCTTGAGAACTCAGGTCTACCGCTCGCCTTTAGCCCCATTTTTCGACGACCCGTTCTTTCGCTATTTCTTTGGTGATACACCGAGAGGCCAGGAAAGGAGAGTGCCGGTAAAGGGATTAGGAACTGGTTTTGTTTTTCGTTCTGATGGATATATCCTGACTAATAACCACGTCATTGAGGGAGCAGAAGAAATCAAAGTAACCTTCAAAAATGGACAGCAATTCAATGGGAAAGTGGTTGGGAAGGATCCGCTTACGGATATCGCAGTGGTGAAGATTGATGCCGCCAATTTGCCCACCATTCCCTTAGGGGACTCTGACGCAGCCCGGGTAGGAGAATTTGTGATTGCGATTGGGAATCCTTATGGTCTATCGCATACGGTAACAACTGGTGTCTTGAGTGCCAAAGGAAGACCGATTTCGGCGGGAGATTCAGGAAGAGAGTATGAAAATTTCCTGCAGACTGATGCAGCAATCAATCCTGGAAACAGTGGTGGACCACTTCTCAACCTCAAAGGGGAGGTCATCGGGATTAATACTGCTATTCTTCCCTACGCTCAGGGGATTGGATTTGCCGTGCCGATCAATATGGCCAAGTCAATTCTGGACCAGTTGATTTCGAAAGGAAGGGTGACCAGGGCATGGCTGGGGGTCTATATTCAGGAAGTGACCCCTGAAATTGCCGAAAAATTTGGGCTGGAAAAGCCTCAGGGAGCTCTAATATCAGACATTGCGCCGGATAGCCCAGCAGAGCGAGCTAATCTTATGCGAGGTGATATTGTTCTCAAAATTGATGATAAGGAGATTCGGAGTGTATCTGGACTCCAGCAAACGGTTCGGTCCTACCGCCCTGGGGATACGGTGAGGGTGGAACTCTGGAGAGACAAAAAGAGTGTGGTTGTTGAAGTAACTCTGGGTGAGCTCCAGGAGGAATCAACGAGTATGACTCCGGAACTCCCGGTTACTCTGGGAGTGGAAGTGCGGGAAATTACCCCGGATCTTGTAGTCCAATACGCTCTGAAAAGAGAAAGCGGTGTGGTGATTGTGGGTATCGATGCCGGTGGGCCTGCGGATCGGGCTGGGTTGAGACCGGGAGATGTGGTGCTGGAACTCAACCGGAGAAGGATTGCCACGCTTTTTGATTGGGAAAGAGCGCTTTCCAGAATTCAACCTGGAGAAACTGTGCTTTTGCTCCTTGATCGGGGTGGTCGAACCTACTTCGTTCCCCTGAAGGCTGAGAAAAAATAGCCGGAAATGATTGCTCATGAAAGATGGGGCAGGATTTTCTTCTGCCCCACTCCTCTGGGGAACTTGAAGGATATTACCTTAAGGGTTCTGGACGTTTTGCGGCAAGTTGACACGATCGTGTGTGAGGATACTCGCGTCACCCTGAAATTGTTAACTCATTATCAGATTCGGAAGCCCCTTATGAGTTATCGTTCCCAGAATAGGGTTACGGCAACAAGAAGAATCATGGAAATCCTCGAGTCTGGAAAGAATCTGGCCTTCGTCTCTGACGCCGGAATGCCTGGGATTCAGGACCCTGGATGCGATCTCATTCGGACTCTTCAGGAGAAAGGCGTGGTTTTCGAAGTGCTCCCGGGTCCTTCGTCGCTTTTACTGGGAGTGGTCTATGCCGCGTTTC encodes the following:
- a CDS encoding DegQ family serine endoprotease: MRRITIWSFILVVYCLLFLNLSAFAEIPLVSDSIVADIVERVSPAVVNIDTLRTQVYRSPLAPFFDDPFFRYFFGDTPRGQERRVPVKGLGTGFVFRSDGYILTNNHVIEGAEEIKVTFKNGQQFNGKVVGKDPLTDIAVVKIDAANLPTIPLGDSDAARVGEFVIAIGNPYGLSHTVTTGVLSAKGRPISAGDSGREYENFLQTDAAINPGNSGGPLLNLKGEVIGINTAILPYAQGIGFAVPINMAKSILDQLISKGRVTRAWLGVYIQEVTPEIAEKFGLEKPQGALISDIAPDSPAERANLMRGDIVLKIDDKEIRSVSGLQQTVRSYRPGDTVRVELWRDKKSVVVEVTLGELQEESTSMTPELPVTLGVEVREITPDLVVQYALKRESGVVIVGIDAGGPADRAGLRPGDVVLELNRRRIATLFDWERALSRIQPGETVLLLLDRGGRTYFVPLKAEKK